Proteins encoded within one genomic window of Mangifera indica cultivar Alphonso unplaced genomic scaffold, CATAS_Mindica_2.1 Un_0055, whole genome shotgun sequence:
- the LOC123206992 gene encoding uncharacterized protein LOC123206992 has protein sequence MEVKRESNKREVKEIYTVLFTAGTALLMACLKRAVMLMLIEQWRLWVFLVLNLVLLAIFFTSMHSISRDEQTLQGHGNVQSKKGYGGCEIVEDRSDNVKTERMRRHRQECVEVLEAQILTENEQEGVVEEDCEEGPRLSKEELNERAEAFIATFRQHLILDARKGRDINIHNRRGLINIEL, from the coding sequence ATGGAGGTAAAGAGAGAGAGCAACAAGAGAGAAGTAAAGGAGATTTACACAGTTTTGTTCACAGCTGGAACTGCTCTTCTGATGGCATGTTTGAAGAGAGCTGTGATGTTGATGCTGATTGAGCAATGGCGCTTGTGGGTCTTCCTTGTGCTCAATCTTGTCCTCCTGGCGATTTTCTTCACTTCAATGCACTCAATTTCAAGGGATGAACAAACCCTACAAGGCCATGGCAATGTGCAGAGCAAAAAAGGCTATGGTGGGTGTGAAATTGTTGAAGATAGGAGCGACAATGTGAAGACTGAGAGAATGAGAAGACATAGACAAGAATGTGTTGAAGTTCTTGAAGCTCAGATATTGACTGAAAATGAACAGGAGGGTGTTGTTGAAGAAGATTGTGAAGAGGGTCCAAGGCTTTCAAAGGAGGAGTTGAATGAAAGAGCTGAAGCATTCATTGCAACATTTAGGcaacatttaattttagatgCAAGAAAAGGCAGAGACATCAACATTCATAACAGAAGAGGTCTAATTAATATTGAACTTTAA